In Flavobacterium lacustre, a genomic segment contains:
- a CDS encoding DUF3341 domain-containing protein yields MSNKVIYAIYNDDDILMDAVKKTRAAHHHIEEVFTPFPVHGLDKAMGLAPTRLAICAFLYGICGISFGTWMMNYIMIQDWPQDIGGKPSFSYIENMPAFVPIMFEETVFFAAHLMVITFYMRSKLWPFKEAENPDVRTTDDHFLMEVAVNENEEELVSFFKSTGAVEVKVIEKQ; encoded by the coding sequence ATGAGTAATAAAGTAATATACGCCATTTATAATGACGATGATATATTGATGGATGCCGTAAAGAAAACTCGTGCAGCTCATCATCATATTGAAGAAGTTTTTACTCCATTTCCGGTTCACGGTTTGGATAAAGCAATGGGACTTGCGCCAACACGATTAGCAATTTGTGCCTTTTTATATGGTATATGTGGTATATCTTTTGGGACTTGGATGATGAATTATATTATGATTCAAGATTGGCCACAAGATATTGGTGGAAAACCGAGTTTTAGCTATATTGAAAACATGCCGGCTTTTGTGCCAATTATGTTTGAAGAAACAGTATTTTTTGCTGCCCACTTAATGGTTATTACTTTTTATATGAGAAGTAAATTATGGCCTTTTAAAGAAGCAGAAAATCCAGATGTTAGAACAACAGATGATCATTTTTTGATGGAAGTTGCTGTAAATGAAAACGAAGAGGAATTAGTTTCTTTTTTCAAATCTACAGGAGCTGTTGAAGTTAAAGTAATAGAAAAGCAGTAA
- a CDS encoding quinol:cytochrome C oxidoreductase, translating into MYTFSSKLKTFSLILMAVGLLGIGYGFLTAPKDIQEVEKLLAAGSHGEHAAVAHEVEKSSHEAGVTAEHKDVADAKEAAEHNEHLTHVLHQLQNKPWSALYVACIFFLLISMGVLAFYAIQQVAQAGWSPVLFRVMQGITAYLPVGSVLLFIFLVLSGLHFNHLFIWLDPEVVAHDEIISNKAGYLNFPFWIVRAAIFLIGWNLYRYFSRKNCLAQDEAQDDLNYKKNFKISAGFLVFFIVSESIMSWDWIMSIDPHWFSTLFGWYVFASFFVSGITMIAMVTLYLKSKGYLEYVNTSHIHDLAKFMFGISVFWTYLWFSQFMLIWYANIPEEVTYFITRIQLYNLPFFGAVVMNFLFPLLILINTDFKRITWILVMAGIVILLGHYIDFFNMIMPGTVGDQWFIGVSEIASVLFFLGLFIYVVFTALTKVPLLPKRNPFIEESKHFHY; encoded by the coding sequence ATGTATACATTTTCAAGTAAATTAAAAACTTTCTCTCTCATCTTAATGGCTGTTGGTCTTTTAGGAATTGGATATGGTTTTTTAACTGCACCTAAAGATATTCAGGAAGTTGAAAAACTTCTTGCCGCAGGTAGTCATGGTGAGCATGCTGCTGTAGCACACGAAGTTGAAAAATCTTCACATGAAGCTGGCGTTACTGCTGAACACAAAGATGTTGCTGATGCCAAAGAAGCTGCAGAACATAATGAGCATTTAACTCATGTTTTACATCAATTACAAAACAAGCCTTGGTCTGCTTTGTATGTTGCTTGTATTTTCTTTTTATTGATTTCTATGGGAGTTTTAGCTTTTTATGCTATTCAACAAGTAGCTCAGGCTGGTTGGTCTCCTGTTTTATTTAGAGTGATGCAGGGTATAACGGCTTATTTGCCTGTAGGTTCTGTCTTACTCTTTATATTCTTAGTTTTATCGGGTCTTCACTTTAATCATCTTTTTATTTGGTTAGACCCGGAAGTTGTTGCGCATGATGAAATTATTTCAAATAAAGCAGGTTATTTAAATTTCCCTTTTTGGATTGTTAGAGCGGCTATATTTTTAATTGGTTGGAATTTATATCGTTATTTTTCTAGAAAAAATTGTTTGGCTCAAGATGAAGCTCAAGATGATCTTAACTACAAAAAGAACTTTAAAATTTCTGCAGGTTTTTTAGTTTTCTTTATCGTTTCAGAATCTATAATGTCTTGGGATTGGATTATGTCTATAGATCCTCACTGGTTTAGTACATTATTTGGATGGTATGTTTTTGCAAGTTTTTTTGTTAGTGGTATAACAATGATTGCAATGGTAACTTTATACCTGAAATCTAAAGGATATTTAGAATATGTTAATACAAGTCATATTCATGATTTAGCTAAATTCATGTTTGGAATTAGCGTTTTCTGGACTTATTTGTGGTTCTCACAATTCATGTTGATCTGGTATGCTAATATACCTGAAGAGGTAACTTATTTTATTACAAGAATTCAACTTTACAATCTTCCTTTCTTTGGAGCTGTAGTTATGAATTTCCTTTTTCCTTTATTGATTTTAATAAACACGGATTTCAAAAGAATTACATGGATACTTGTTATGGCTGGAATTGTGATTTTATTAGGTCATTACATTGATTTCTTCAATATGATTATGCCTGGTACAGTTGGTGACCAATGGTTTATTGGAGTTTCAGAAATTGCATCTGTTCTTTTCTTTCTTGGACTATTTATATATGTTGTATTTACAGCATTAACAAAAGTTCCATTGTTGCCAAAAAGAAATCCATTTATAGAAGAAAGTAAACATTTTCATTATTAA
- a CDS encoding c-type cytochrome, which yields MKRIYKITLLFGFTVLVSSCHDKTQPNYQYFPNMYESVGYETYSESNAFKDGKEGQLPAKGSINRGFEVYEYENSTAGYELAKANLKSPLDSLSKNLDKGKELFEIYCISCHGASGNGKGKLVEREKFLGVPSYADRPITEGSVFHVITYGLNAMGSHANQLSAHERWLVTDYVLKLKSEL from the coding sequence ATGAAAAGGATATATAAAATAACACTTTTATTTGGTTTTACGGTTTTAGTTTCGTCTTGTCATGATAAGACACAGCCAAACTATCAGTACTTTCCAAACATGTACGAATCGGTAGGGTATGAGACTTACTCTGAGTCAAATGCTTTTAAAGATGGTAAAGAAGGTCAACTTCCGGCCAAAGGTTCTATAAACAGAGGATTTGAAGTATACGAATATGAAAATTCTACTGCTGGTTATGAGTTAGCTAAAGCTAATTTAAAATCCCCTTTGGATTCTTTAAGTAAAAATTTAGATAAAGGAAAAGAACTTTTTGAAATTTATTGCATAAGTTGTCACGGTGCTTCAGGAAATGGTAAAGGTAAATTAGTGGAAAGAGAAAAATTTCTTGGTGTTCCAAGTTATGCTGATAGACCTATTACTGAAGGAAGTGTATTTCACGTAATAACTTACGGTTTAAATGCAATGGGCTCACATGCTAATCAATTGAGTGCCCATGAACGATGGTTAGTTACTGACTATGTTCTAAAACTAAAAAGTGAATTATAA
- a CDS encoding cytochrome c oxidase subunit I yields MSAEGHDHGHEHEQEHHHKETFITKYIFSIDHKMIAKQYLITGIIMGIIGVGMSMLFRMQLAWPEESFKIFNILLGDKFAPDGVMANDIYLALVTIHGTIMVFFVLTAGLSGTFSNLLIPLQIGARDMASGFMNMISYWLFFLSSVIMVCSLFVEAGPASSGWTIYPPLSALPQAIPGSGMGMTLWLISMAIFIASSLMGSLNYVVTVINLRTKGMTMTRLPLTIWAFFVTAIIGIVSFPVLLSAALLLIFDRSFGTSFFLSDIYIAGEVLHYQGGSPVLFEHLFWFLGHPEVYIVLLPALGITSEIIATNSRKPIFGYRAMIMSILAIAFLSTIVWGHHMFVSGMNPFLGSVFTFTTLLIAIPSAVKAFNYITTLWKGNLQLNPAMLFSIGLVSTFITGGLTGIILGDSTLDINVHDTYFVVAHFHLVMGISALYGMFAGIYHWFPRMFGRMLNKNLGYVHFWVTAICAYGVFFPMHFIGLAGLPRRYYTNTNFPLFDDLQNVNVLITTFALIGGAFQLVFLYNFFVSIFYGKKSVQNPWKSNTLEWTAPVEHIHGNWPGAIPEVHRWPYDYSNPEHDEDFVPQNVPMKPGEAVLHH; encoded by the coding sequence ATGTCAGCAGAAGGTCACGATCACGGACACGAACACGAACAGGAACATCATCATAAAGAAACGTTTATTACTAAATACATTTTTAGTATAGATCATAAAATGATAGCTAAACAATACCTGATAACTGGTATTATTATGGGTATTATTGGTGTTGGTATGTCAATGCTATTTAGAATGCAATTAGCTTGGCCTGAAGAATCTTTCAAAATTTTCAACATATTATTAGGTGATAAATTTGCTCCTGATGGTGTTATGGCAAATGATATTTATTTAGCCTTGGTTACTATACATGGAACTATAATGGTTTTCTTTGTATTAACTGCCGGTTTAAGTGGAACATTTAGTAATTTACTGATACCACTTCAAATTGGAGCCAGAGATATGGCTTCCGGTTTTATGAATATGATTTCTTATTGGTTGTTTTTCTTATCAAGTGTAATCATGGTTTGTTCTTTATTTGTTGAAGCTGGACCAGCTTCTTCAGGTTGGACTATATATCCTCCTTTAAGCGCATTGCCACAAGCAATTCCTGGTTCTGGTATGGGTATGACTCTTTGGTTAATTTCTATGGCTATTTTTATCGCTTCCTCTTTAATGGGATCTTTAAACTATGTTGTTACTGTAATTAACCTAAGAACAAAAGGAATGACAATGACAAGATTGCCTCTTACTATTTGGGCTTTCTTTGTAACGGCTATTATTGGTATAGTTTCATTCCCAGTATTGTTATCTGCGGCTTTATTATTGATTTTTGATAGAAGTTTTGGTACATCATTCTTCTTGTCTGATATTTATATTGCTGGTGAAGTATTACATTATCAAGGTGGATCTCCTGTTTTGTTTGAACACTTATTCTGGTTTTTAGGACATCCTGAAGTTTATATCGTTTTATTACCTGCTTTAGGTATCACATCAGAAATTATAGCGACTAACTCACGTAAACCAATTTTTGGTTACAGAGCAATGATTATGTCCATCTTAGCAATTGCCTTTTTATCTACAATTGTTTGGGGTCACCATATGTTCGTTTCTGGTATGAATCCATTTTTAGGATCTGTATTTACATTTACAACATTACTTATTGCAATTCCTTCCGCAGTAAAAGCATTTAATTACATCACAACGCTTTGGAAAGGTAATCTACAATTAAATCCAGCAATGTTATTTTCTATAGGTTTAGTTTCTACTTTCATAACAGGAGGTTTAACTGGGATTATCCTTGGAGATAGTACATTAGATATTAATGTTCACGATACGTATTTTGTTGTAGCTCACTTTCACTTAGTAATGGGTATTTCTGCTCTTTACGGAATGTTTGCAGGTATTTACCATTGGTTCCCAAGAATGTTTGGTAGAATGTTAAATAAAAATTTAGGATACGTTCACTTTTGGGTAACTGCAATTTGTGCTTATGGGGTATTTTTTCCAATGCACTTCATAGGATTAGCTGGTTTACCAAGACGTTATTACACAAATACAAATTTTCCTTTATTCGATGATTTACAAAACGTAAATGTTTTGATTACAACATTCGCATTAATTGGTGGAGCATTTCAATTAGTATTTTTATATAACTTTTTTGTTAGTATTTTTTACGGAAAGAAATCAGTACAAAATCCATGGAAATCTAATACATTAGAATGGACGGCTCCCGTAGAACACATACACGGTAACTGGCCGGGTGCAATTCCTGAGGTTCACAGATGGCCTTATGATTACAGTAATCCTGAGCATGATGAAGATTTTGTTCCTCAAAACGTGCCAATGAAACCAGGTGAAGCTGTTTTACACCACTAA
- a CDS encoding cytochrome c oxidase subunit II, which produces MTSLLVIIVLVLLAVALWQLTKIFDLTQVGNTSDDSQVATDNDNNVQGYLMFGFLAFIYIFTIYGLIKWGSLVLHTPASEHGSDVDNLMNITWVLIFTVQAITQVLLHFFAFKYRGNKDKRALYFADNNKLEAIWSVIPAVVLAGLILYGLYAWNNIMFVDEEEDTIVIELYAQQFNWKARYSGNDNVLGKANVRYIEGANSVGVDLSDPYSQDDIVVTELHIPKGKKIHFKMRSQDVLHSAYMPHFRAQMNCVPGMVTEFAFVPVYTTAEYRELPYMVEKVANINALRAKKSIELVAKGQTALDPYTFDYLLLCNKICGASHYNMQMKVIVDTPEDYKKWLSDKVTLVDEVKAAKTPAPVDGATGVDSTKTNDSAAVAKIAMK; this is translated from the coding sequence ATGACAAGTTTGTTGGTAATTATAGTTTTAGTTTTATTAGCTGTTGCGCTTTGGCAATTGACGAAAATTTTTGATCTTACTCAAGTAGGAAACACTTCGGACGATTCTCAAGTAGCTACAGACAATGATAATAACGTACAAGGTTATTTGATGTTTGGTTTCTTAGCTTTTATTTATATTTTTACAATTTACGGATTGATAAAATGGGGGTCTTTGGTGCTTCACACTCCTGCTTCAGAACATGGAAGTGATGTTGATAATTTAATGAATATCACATGGGTTTTAATATTCACAGTTCAAGCTATAACTCAAGTCCTTTTGCATTTCTTTGCTTTTAAATACAGAGGAAATAAAGATAAAAGAGCCTTATATTTTGCAGACAACAATAAGCTAGAAGCAATTTGGAGTGTTATTCCTGCTGTAGTTTTAGCCGGATTGATATTATATGGTTTGTATGCTTGGAACAATATCATGTTTGTTGACGAAGAAGAGGATACTATTGTTATCGAATTGTACGCTCAACAATTTAACTGGAAAGCTAGATATTCAGGAAATGATAATGTACTTGGAAAAGCAAATGTGCGTTACATAGAAGGAGCAAATTCTGTTGGTGTAGATTTGTCTGATCCGTATTCACAAGATGATATTGTCGTTACTGAATTGCATATACCGAAGGGGAAAAAGATACATTTCAAAATGCGTTCTCAAGATGTTTTGCATTCTGCTTATATGCCTCACTTTAGAGCACAAATGAATTGTGTTCCTGGAATGGTTACTGAGTTTGCTTTTGTACCTGTATACACTACTGCAGAATATAGAGAGTTGCCTTACATGGTTGAAAAAGTAGCTAATATTAATGCATTGAGAGCAAAAAAGAGTATAGAATTAGTAGCTAAAGGTCAAACTGCTCTTGATCCTTATACTTTTGACTACTTATTGCTTTGTAATAAAATTTGTGGAGCGTCACATTACAACATGCAAATGAAAGTTATTGTTGACACACCAGAAGATTATAAAAAATGGTTAAGCGATAAAGTAACTTTAGTGGATGAAGTAAAAGCCGCTAAAACTCCTGCTCCAGTTGATGGCGCTACAGGTGTAGATTCTACTAAAACTAACGATTCAGCAGCTGTTGCAAAAATAGCTATGAAATAA